A genomic segment from Nymphalis io chromosome 15, ilAglIoxx1.1, whole genome shotgun sequence encodes:
- the LOC126773715 gene encoding N-terminal Xaa-Pro-Lys N-methyltransferase 1-like: protein MQSNLYNDDSKFYKKAAKYWANVPATIDGVLGGYGHISDIDINGSKVFLNNILSLINPPNRKLALDCGAGIGRVSRSLLMPYFLKVDLVEQDEKFINTAKQLIGEHNTKLGTLYQIGLHHFKPQKQYDVIWCQWVLGHLSDYDLINFLERCSKSLARNGVIVVKENISSSEEIEYDEDDSSVTRPYGSMVNIFEEANLGLIKSDLQTGFPDGLYPVHMFALTSLK, encoded by the coding sequence ATGCAATCCAATTTATACAACGAcgatagtaaattttataagaaagccGCGAAATACTGGGCTAATGTACCGGCAACAATAGACGGAGTACTCGGTGGCTATGGACATATTTCGGACATTGACATCAACGGctctaaagtatttttaaataacatactaTCTCTAATTAATCCACCGAATAGAAAACTGGCCTTGGATTGCGGAGCTGGTATCGGAAGAGTGAGCAGAAGCCTTTTAATGCCTTATTTCTTGAAAGTCGATTTAGTCGAACAAGACGAAAAGTTCATTAACACCGCCAAACAATTGATCGGTGAACACAATACTAAATTGGGTACACTATACCAAATTGGGCTTCATCATTTCAAACCACAAAAACAATATGACGTCATCTGGTGCCAGTGGGTCTTAGGGCATTTGAGcgattatgatttaattaactttttagaGAGATGTAGTAAGAGTTTAGCAAGAAACGGCGTTATAGTGGTAAAAGAGAACATATCTTCGTCAGAAGAAATAGAATATGACGAAGACGATTCTTCAGTAACACGTCCATACGGTTCAATGGTAAATATATTCGAGGAAGCAAATCTTGGTTTAATAAAAAGTGATTTACAAACCGGTTTCCCGGACGGTTTATATCCCGTTCATATGTTTGCTCTGACATCATTAAAGtag